From the Vibrio algarum genome, one window contains:
- the yjeH gene encoding L-methionine/branched-chain amino acid transporter → MKSRFSGRAKKEITLWSGLGQLSTTLLGTGLFMIPAIAAGIAGEASLWAWLILFVAVIPIALTFAALGKRYPSAGGTAYFVRKAFGQRMERSVGWLFLSVTPVGIPAGVALAGSFGKQLLPTPLDNTLLAELITIGLLVMVNLMGSKSSARIQTVIALAICALVSLFWVYGDVSTADIKMPVLTSDSILPIASALGVMFWCFVGIEAFAHMGEEFKKPETDFPIAIILGCLFAGAIYWSCSVVILKFHAYGTEELAAGSIPWISEQIFGSKGAILISLIGYFACFASLNLYIQSLSRMAFAIAKNSHPNAKMAVISKRGVPAYATLTISAILVICSFIGEVLGIDLEALVKLANGVFVLVYLLAMLSAYKLLTGMNKVLSLTALVITMLVFACLGWASLYAIAVLFSVHFLRNGSKLLLVASKK, encoded by the coding sequence ATTAAGAGTCGATTCAGTGGGCGAGCTAAAAAAGAAATTACTTTGTGGTCAGGCCTAGGGCAACTGTCCACTACCCTTTTAGGGACAGGCTTATTCATGATACCCGCTATCGCTGCTGGTATTGCTGGTGAAGCGTCTTTATGGGCGTGGCTAATTCTTTTTGTCGCTGTTATTCCCATTGCCCTTACTTTCGCTGCCTTAGGAAAGCGCTATCCCAGCGCAGGGGGCACAGCTTATTTTGTCCGTAAAGCCTTTGGGCAACGTATGGAACGTAGCGTCGGATGGCTATTCTTAAGTGTGACTCCCGTTGGGATCCCAGCTGGTGTGGCGTTGGCCGGCAGTTTCGGAAAACAATTACTTCCAACACCTTTAGACAACACGCTTCTTGCAGAATTAATAACCATTGGCTTGTTAGTCATGGTTAACCTGATGGGTAGTAAGTCATCAGCGCGTATTCAAACGGTTATTGCTTTAGCTATCTGTGCCTTAGTTTCTCTATTTTGGGTTTACGGTGACGTAAGTACCGCAGATATAAAGATGCCAGTATTAACTTCCGATTCAATATTACCCATCGCTTCTGCCTTAGGGGTTATGTTTTGGTGTTTCGTTGGCATAGAGGCATTTGCACATATGGGTGAAGAATTTAAAAAACCCGAAACTGACTTTCCTATTGCCATTATATTGGGTTGCTTATTTGCAGGTGCGATCTATTGGAGTTGCTCCGTCGTTATTCTTAAGTTTCATGCGTACGGCACAGAAGAGCTGGCGGCGGGCTCTATTCCATGGATAAGCGAACAAATCTTTGGTAGTAAAGGCGCTATATTGATTAGCCTTATCGGCTACTTTGCTTGTTTTGCTAGCTTAAATTTATATATTCAAAGTTTATCAAGAATGGCCTTCGCTATTGCAAAAAACAGCCACCCTAACGCTAAGATGGCGGTTATTTCTAAACGTGGGGTTCCTGCTTATGCGACACTGACGATTTCTGCGATACTTGTCATTTGCTCTTTCATCGGTGAAGTACTGGGTATCGACTTAGAGGCGTTAGTTAAATTAGCCAATGGTGTATTTGTACTTGTTTACTTGCTCGCGATGCTATCGGCTTACAAATTACTGACTGGTATGAATAAAGTGCTATCACTAACGGCTTTGGTCATCACAATGTTGGTATTCGCTTGCCTTGGATGGGCTTCACTTTATGCCATCGCTGTTTTGTTTTCAGTCCATTTTTTGCGTAATGGCTCCAAACTGCTACTTGTCGCCAGTAAAAAATAG
- a CDS encoding methyl-accepting chemotaxis protein, with product MKFSHKIVAASALLMLVTVSIVTTKQVFNTQDLLTDTIVHGLNNAMDSVKSNVAEQISGQKALAVYTTEMASDDLNPTAIEKVIRKPSLKKPFLLVGGGLETDGKAISGDVTWDPGPQWDARVRPWYEDAKSKNDLIVTAPYEDAVTKEILISIATPLKQGGKFVGSLFFDVSLASLAETINQVNLFDAGYLFIVSSDGTIIAHPDTELNGKPFTQMQSQVSISEKLQLVNSNGTELAYDFRKIPGINWYVGTVIDNGIAFQPVNDMRTSSIIATAVALIISIGLLLLLIGKLMKPLGTLNHAIQDVATGDGNLTQRLATDTDAEFAELAQGFNTFTESLQDKIKHLKGISQEILNGAEASSEGAIGAAAAMTEQMREIEQLATAMHEMATTSTDMAGNAQGAASAAQEADNATLEGSAIVNNTTQSIGELSASIDDAVTQVKSLEDATDSIETVLQVINDIADQTNLLALNAAIEAARAGEYGRGFAVVADEVRTLAQRTQESTTEIRTMIEQLQAGAGAVAKAMGASKDTAVITVTQAEEANGALERIRDSIQRITDMNMQIASAAEEQSLVAEEINSNTVKIKDLSEMVAGAAGESSTLMQVQADNVREQNGILDKFVV from the coding sequence ATGAAATTTAGTCACAAAATTGTTGCCGCTTCGGCACTGCTAATGCTAGTTACCGTAAGCATTGTTACTACGAAGCAAGTTTTTAATACTCAAGATCTTCTTACTGATACTATCGTCCATGGTTTAAACAATGCAATGGACAGCGTAAAAAGTAATGTTGCTGAGCAAATCTCTGGACAAAAAGCGCTTGCTGTATACACGACAGAGATGGCCAGCGATGATTTAAACCCAACCGCTATTGAAAAAGTCATTAGAAAGCCGAGCCTTAAAAAGCCTTTCTTACTTGTCGGTGGTGGCTTAGAAACCGATGGTAAAGCGATTAGTGGTGACGTCACTTGGGATCCAGGGCCTCAATGGGATGCTCGCGTTCGACCTTGGTACGAAGATGCGAAATCAAAAAATGATCTTATTGTAACCGCTCCTTATGAGGATGCTGTTACCAAAGAAATTCTAATATCCATCGCGACGCCCTTAAAACAAGGTGGCAAATTTGTTGGTTCATTGTTTTTCGATGTCAGTCTCGCAAGCTTGGCCGAAACAATAAACCAAGTGAATCTTTTTGATGCCGGTTACCTCTTTATTGTCTCTTCTGATGGCACCATCATTGCTCACCCTGATACCGAGCTAAACGGTAAACCATTTACACAGATGCAGTCTCAAGTCAGCATCTCTGAAAAGCTGCAGCTGGTTAATTCCAATGGAACTGAATTGGCCTATGACTTTAGAAAAATACCAGGCATTAACTGGTATGTCGGCACAGTAATCGATAACGGCATTGCCTTTCAACCTGTTAATGACATGCGTACAAGCTCCATTATCGCTACCGCTGTCGCACTTATAATCAGTATTGGTTTGCTACTCCTTCTTATTGGCAAATTAATGAAGCCACTAGGAACACTTAACCATGCTATACAAGATGTTGCTACTGGAGACGGCAACTTAACGCAGCGTTTAGCCACTGATACAGATGCCGAATTTGCAGAACTCGCACAAGGATTCAACACATTTACAGAAAGCCTACAAGACAAAATCAAACACCTAAAAGGGATTAGCCAAGAGATCTTAAATGGTGCAGAAGCAAGTTCCGAAGGGGCTATTGGTGCTGCTGCTGCAATGACAGAGCAAATGCGTGAAATTGAACAATTAGCAACAGCAATGCACGAAATGGCAACGACCTCTACTGATATGGCAGGCAATGCGCAAGGCGCAGCCTCAGCCGCTCAAGAAGCTGACAACGCCACGTTAGAAGGCAGTGCAATAGTAAATAACACCACTCAATCTATTGGCGAGTTGTCTGCCAGTATCGATGACGCTGTGACGCAAGTTAAATCACTAGAAGACGCAACCGATAGTATCGAAACCGTACTTCAAGTTATCAATGATATTGCCGACCAAACCAACCTTCTAGCACTCAATGCTGCAATTGAAGCTGCACGAGCTGGCGAGTATGGACGAGGGTTTGCAGTCGTGGCCGATGAAGTGCGAACACTGGCTCAAAGAACACAAGAATCCACCACCGAGATTCGTACTATGATCGAACAACTTCAAGCAGGAGCAGGTGCTGTAGCCAAAGCGATGGGGGCGAGTAAAGATACGGCCGTAATTACAGTGACCCAAGCAGAAGAAGCAAATGGCGCGTTAGAACGGATTAGAGACTCCATCCAACGCATTACCGATATGAACATGCAAATTGCTTCCGCAGCTGAGGAACAAAGTTTAGTCGCGGAAGAAATTAACTCCAATACAGTGAAAATTAAGGACTTGTCTGAAATGGTCGCTGGTGCCGCTGGAGAATCAAGCACCTTGATGCAAGTACAAGCTGACAATGTTCGTGAACAAAACGGAATTTTGGATAAGTTTGTAGTTTAA
- a CDS encoding ShlB/FhaC/HecB family hemolysin secretion/activation protein yields MCANKRVISVSIAITMLVVPLTQAKLTSPTTQLEVEQEQKQRLEAVQTAKESLQNITPLQSIPIDQNSNDITCFDIDSVNFSGNDIFGDSELLALLQFQPMCIGLNTINQYLSIITNYYVEQGYVTSRAFLVPQDLNSGSLEIIIVEGKIESVLLNGQPVSFLKNAFPNSTNKKLNLREIEQGLDQINRLSRYNAQIKMEPGKEQGFSVVNIVTNKGNVGSIGIGFNNGGQKNTGEDQIALNIGLENLFDALDKWSLSANKSSEFSNYLDSENFNLSVDIPRGYWNVNYRTSYSTYLSTFQSNGFKFDSTGKTNSHDLGIKRLFYRDEQSKFSASAGVHHRREKNYILNTLLNTGSRNLSSVSLTLDYSTRIEKGFFTLSPRYHLGTDWFGGEDDHGTSEQAPKAQFKKVTLTASYSYPLSTDLAYSTTWFGQWSDDELYGNERLSIGGEYSVRGFKGASISGDKGFYWRNEVNYPLTSLPYFGRLTANVAVDTGQIIKDSSNPFEQGALTGASVGVNSSSNNLSSSFSIGLPLEAPSRLQNDDYVIYFRLDLKY; encoded by the coding sequence ATGTGCGCCAATAAGAGAGTGATATCAGTTTCAATTGCCATTACTATGCTTGTTGTACCACTAACACAAGCTAAATTAACATCGCCCACTACCCAGTTAGAAGTAGAACAAGAACAAAAACAACGCCTAGAAGCAGTTCAAACGGCAAAAGAATCCTTACAAAATATTACACCGCTACAATCTATCCCCATAGATCAAAATTCAAACGATATAACTTGCTTTGATATTGATTCAGTTAATTTCTCGGGGAATGACATATTCGGAGACAGCGAACTGCTTGCCTTACTTCAATTTCAACCGATGTGCATTGGCCTAAATACAATCAATCAATACCTCAGCATCATTACAAACTACTACGTAGAGCAAGGTTACGTGACATCTAGAGCTTTTTTAGTACCACAAGACTTAAATTCCGGTTCATTAGAAATAATCATCGTCGAAGGTAAAATTGAAAGTGTACTTTTAAATGGTCAACCCGTTAGCTTCTTAAAGAATGCCTTTCCAAACTCAACAAACAAAAAGCTAAATTTAAGAGAGATAGAACAAGGCCTAGACCAAATAAACAGACTTTCTCGATATAATGCTCAAATAAAAATGGAACCGGGAAAAGAGCAAGGTTTTTCGGTTGTCAATATTGTCACCAATAAAGGTAATGTTGGTAGTATTGGTATCGGATTTAACAACGGTGGACAAAAAAACACAGGCGAAGATCAAATCGCACTCAATATTGGGTTAGAAAATTTATTTGATGCTTTGGACAAATGGAGTCTATCTGCTAACAAAAGCAGCGAGTTTTCAAATTACCTAGACTCTGAAAATTTTAACCTTTCCGTCGATATACCAAGAGGTTACTGGAACGTTAACTATCGCACCTCATACAGCACCTATCTATCTACCTTTCAAAGCAACGGCTTTAAATTTGATTCAACGGGTAAAACCAACAGTCACGATCTTGGTATAAAACGGTTGTTTTATCGAGATGAACAGAGCAAATTTTCTGCCTCTGCTGGTGTTCATCACCGCCGTGAGAAAAATTATATATTGAATACGTTGCTCAATACCGGCAGTCGAAACCTTTCATCAGTATCACTAACTCTGGACTACAGCACACGAATAGAAAAAGGGTTCTTTACTCTTTCACCCCGCTATCACTTAGGCACAGATTGGTTCGGTGGTGAGGACGATCACGGCACGTCTGAACAAGCCCCTAAAGCTCAATTTAAAAAGGTAACATTAACGGCAAGCTATTCGTATCCTTTGTCTACAGATTTAGCTTACTCCACCACTTGGTTTGGTCAGTGGAGCGACGATGAACTCTATGGTAATGAACGGCTAAGTATTGGTGGTGAGTATTCCGTCAGAGGATTTAAAGGTGCGTCTATATCTGGTGACAAAGGTTTCTATTGGAGAAATGAGGTCAACTACCCACTTACTTCACTCCCCTATTTTGGTAGATTAACTGCCAATGTTGCTGTAGATACCGGTCAAATAATCAAGGATAGCAGCAACCCTTTCGAACAAGGAGCATTAACCGGTGCAAGTGTTGGAGTCAATTCGAGTTCAAATAATTTATCCTCATCGTTTTCTATTGGCTTACCTTTAGAGGCCCCTAGCCGTCTACAAAATGACGATTACGTGATTTATTTTCGACTCGATTTAAAATATTAG
- a CDS encoding two-partner secretion domain-containing protein, whose translation MNKPISSAYRFLTYFICTLINVQPAFANVVVGGTNTTVIKAGNGVEVVNIATPNGKGLSHNQYQQFNVDKNGLILNNSTTQLSQSQLGGLLQNNPHLKGQSANVILNEVTGANASQLQGYTEVHGASANVILANPYGITCNGCGFVNTPRVTLSTGVPEFTNDKLSGFDVSQGAIAIEGQGLDGTTQTYFDIISRTAKLNAKIHANDLTVITGKNNVGYQTNKVTKKASSQDKPQLAIDSSSLGGMYAGRIRLIATEAGVGVNVGNLGASQGDIHLTADGKIVLGNTSSTQNLIVHSSKPLDIKGNQAAKADISLRGSDINTSKSKLVAGRMMNVEADSLTLNHATMQAPKINSKVRSISLDKSSLIESQSAKLSQLTTLDNQGELSVSGELALEGEQLSLIGTGDIRASQVEASANAMHVDTKMNAGKITLQASDALFITSKAVLRASTTAELSAKNMTQSGLITAEQKATLTARETLAHSGQTQGNVVAITAKTLQQDGELTGKETVTINAGSATLSGESSAGKALSVESESLTLNGKVQSGGELTLTGRKSLTANRNSALLAGGNLTLSASTALLYGQSSSAADTIATANTLTQSGQTLTKGALTLNTNNSTLSGTVGSGKTLTLNATKTLTTKNSAKLISGDALTINAATFTHEGQLVSGGNAILQSQTLSNKGVINGNKNLTIKATTLHHQGTLSTNGDIDLTVNSTLTTNHAITAGGYLTVTANSLTNSNQLTSKKHTTLNLIGPLTNQGSGVISGNNTRLNTSAIENQGTLQALSALTLTTASLTNPGALIALGDLMANVSGSLTNRGLIYAGEMAPSTLRTGCSTSKQTFWWEVMRAFRKQRKVAERNRLKIAPAALKH comes from the coding sequence ATGAACAAGCCTATTTCATCTGCTTATCGCTTTCTCACTTACTTCATTTGTACGCTCATCAATGTGCAGCCAGCCTTTGCCAATGTGGTGGTCGGTGGCACGAATACGACGGTTATCAAGGCAGGTAACGGGGTTGAGGTGGTTAACATTGCCACACCCAACGGCAAAGGCTTATCTCACAATCAATATCAGCAATTTAATGTCGACAAAAACGGTTTAATCCTCAATAACTCAACCACCCAACTCAGCCAATCTCAATTGGGTGGTTTATTACAGAATAACCCGCATTTAAAGGGGCAATCGGCGAACGTAATACTTAATGAAGTGACCGGTGCCAATGCCAGTCAACTACAAGGCTACACCGAAGTGCACGGTGCCAGCGCCAATGTGATTTTGGCCAACCCTTACGGTATCACTTGTAACGGCTGCGGGTTTGTTAATACTCCACGCGTTACGCTTTCGACCGGAGTGCCTGAGTTCACCAATGACAAACTGTCTGGGTTTGATGTGTCACAAGGCGCTATTGCCATTGAAGGCCAAGGGTTAGATGGCACCACACAAACCTACTTTGACATTATTAGTCGCACCGCCAAGCTAAACGCTAAAATACACGCTAACGACCTAACGGTAATCACAGGAAAAAACAACGTAGGCTATCAAACCAATAAGGTGACAAAAAAAGCCAGCTCACAGGATAAACCTCAGTTGGCTATCGACTCTTCTTCTCTTGGCGGCATGTATGCAGGGCGTATCCGATTAATCGCCACCGAAGCGGGGGTTGGCGTGAACGTGGGCAACCTAGGTGCGTCGCAAGGCGATATTCACCTTACCGCCGATGGTAAAATTGTGTTAGGCAACACCAGTAGCACGCAAAACCTCATTGTGCACAGCTCAAAGCCACTTGATATCAAAGGCAACCAAGCCGCCAAGGCAGATATTTCCCTTCGTGGTTCAGATATCAACACCAGTAAAAGCAAGTTGGTCGCTGGCCGCATGATGAACGTAGAAGCCGACTCGCTAACCCTCAACCACGCCACAATGCAAGCCCCAAAAATCAACAGTAAAGTCCGCTCTATCTCACTGGATAAAAGCAGCCTGATAGAGAGTCAATCGGCCAAACTGAGTCAATTGACTACGCTCGATAATCAGGGCGAGCTTTCTGTTTCAGGGGAATTGGCGTTAGAAGGTGAACAACTATCATTAATCGGCACCGGTGACATCCGTGCCTCGCAGGTAGAAGCCAGCGCAAACGCCATGCACGTCGATACCAAAATGAATGCGGGCAAGATAACGCTACAAGCGAGCGACGCACTCTTCATCACCTCTAAAGCGGTATTACGCGCCAGCACCACGGCAGAGCTTAGTGCAAAAAACATGACGCAATCTGGCTTGATTACTGCCGAACAGAAAGCCACACTCACCGCACGCGAAACACTGGCACACAGTGGACAAACCCAAGGTAATGTCGTTGCCATCACGGCAAAAACACTGCAACAAGATGGCGAACTCACCGGCAAAGAAACCGTCACCATTAACGCTGGTAGCGCCACATTATCGGGGGAATCCAGTGCGGGAAAGGCACTGAGTGTTGAATCAGAATCACTCACCCTCAACGGCAAGGTGCAATCTGGTGGTGAGTTAACATTAACTGGCCGAAAAAGCCTCACCGCCAACCGAAATAGTGCGCTACTCGCGGGCGGCAATTTGACCCTAAGCGCCAGCACAGCGTTGCTATATGGACAATCAAGCAGCGCCGCTGACACCATCGCCACCGCTAACACCTTGACACAATCAGGCCAAACGCTCACCAAAGGCGCCCTCACTCTCAATACCAACAACAGTACACTGTCTGGTACAGTGGGATCTGGAAAAACCTTAACCCTCAATGCAACCAAAACGCTGACCACGAAAAACAGCGCCAAACTCATCAGTGGTGACGCACTGACCATAAATGCCGCCACCTTTACTCACGAAGGTCAGCTCGTCAGTGGCGGCAATGCCATACTGCAAAGCCAAACCCTCAGCAATAAAGGCGTTATCAATGGCAATAAAAATCTCACCATCAAGGCTACAACCCTCCATCATCAGGGTACACTCAGTACCAATGGTGATATTGATTTGACGGTGAATAGCACGCTGACCACCAATCACGCCATCACCGCAGGTGGCTACTTAACGGTAACAGCCAATAGCCTTACTAACAGTAATCAGTTGACCAGTAAAAAGCACACCACACTGAACCTCATAGGGCCGTTAACCAACCAAGGCAGCGGCGTTATCTCGGGTAACAACACCCGTCTCAACACCAGTGCGATTGAAAACCAAGGTACCTTACAGGCACTCAGTGCCCTTACCCTGACCACGGCCTCGTTAACTAACCCCGGCGCGCTGATAGCGTTAGGTGATTTGATGGCTAATGTGAGCGGGTCGTTAACCAATCGAGGGCTGATTTACGCGGGGGAAATGGCACCTTCAACGTTGCGAACAGGTTGCTCAACCAGCAAGCAGACATTTTGGTGGGAGGTAATGCGCGCTTTCAGAAAACAGCGCAAGGTGGCCGAACGCAACAGATTGAAAATCGCTCCGGCAGCATTGAAGCACTAG